From Corallococcus soli, a single genomic window includes:
- a CDS encoding glucose 1-dehydrogenase — translation MKAVAITFPSREVRVVDIPEPRLHSPTEVKVRTLEVGVCGTDQDILKGHHGAAPKGEDHLIPGHECVGEVVEVGAHVQGLKAGDLVVPRVRRPCPHTRCPACRHGHPDFCVTGDYTERGIQGAHGFCAEFFVEDAAYLHRVDDALRGVAVLTEPLTIAEKGLREVAHIQTRLPWKTSPGKALVLGAGPVAQLGAMLLMRAGYETTAYSRSPKPNEKAAATEAMGVPYVSSKEVTVEDLKKRLGGGVDVIYEATGASKVAFDSLKVLEENGVLIFTGVPGREEPLELHGDEVLGQLVLGNRVMFGTVNASDGDFSAALEDLARFRARWPGRLEALITQRHPPSEFAKVVESKGGIKHVITFQEHAR, via the coding sequence ATGAAGGCCGTGGCCATCACGTTCCCCTCGCGCGAGGTGCGCGTCGTCGACATCCCGGAGCCGCGCCTGCACTCGCCCACCGAGGTGAAGGTGCGCACGTTGGAGGTGGGTGTCTGCGGCACGGACCAGGACATCCTGAAGGGCCACCACGGCGCGGCGCCGAAGGGCGAGGACCACCTCATCCCGGGCCACGAGTGCGTGGGCGAGGTGGTGGAGGTGGGCGCGCACGTCCAGGGCCTGAAGGCCGGGGACCTGGTGGTGCCGCGCGTGCGCCGGCCGTGTCCGCACACGCGCTGCCCGGCGTGCCGCCATGGCCACCCGGACTTCTGCGTGACGGGCGACTACACGGAGCGCGGCATCCAGGGCGCGCACGGCTTCTGCGCGGAGTTCTTCGTGGAGGACGCGGCGTACCTGCACCGCGTGGACGACGCGCTGCGCGGCGTGGCGGTGCTCACCGAGCCGCTCACCATCGCGGAGAAGGGCCTGCGCGAGGTGGCGCACATCCAGACGCGGCTGCCGTGGAAGACGTCCCCGGGCAAGGCGCTGGTGCTGGGCGCGGGGCCGGTGGCGCAGCTGGGCGCGATGCTGCTGATGCGCGCGGGCTATGAGACGACGGCGTATTCGCGCAGCCCCAAGCCCAACGAGAAGGCCGCCGCGACGGAGGCCATGGGCGTTCCATACGTGTCCTCCAAGGAGGTCACGGTGGAGGATTTGAAGAAGCGGTTGGGTGGCGGCGTGGACGTCATCTACGAGGCGACGGGGGCGTCCAAGGTGGCCTTCGATTCGCTCAAGGTGCTGGAGGAGAACGGCGTGCTCATCTTCACCGGGGTGCCCGGGCGCGAGGAGCCGCTGGAACTGCACGGCGACGAGGTGCTGGGGCAACTGGTGCTGGGCAACCGGGTGATGTTCGGCACGGTGAACGCGTCGGACGGGGACTTCAGCGCGGCGCTGGAGGACCTGGCGCGCTTCCGCGCCCGCTGGCCCGGGAGGCTGGAGGCGCTCATCACCCAGCGCCACCCACCGTCGGAGTTCGCGAAGGTGGTGGAGTCGAAGGGCGGCATCAAGCACGTCATCACTTTCCAGGAGCATGCCCGGTGA